A genomic region of Balaenoptera acutorostrata chromosome 4, mBalAcu1.1, whole genome shotgun sequence contains the following coding sequences:
- the MAP6D1 gene encoding MAP6 domain-containing protein 1 isoform X2 yields the protein MAWPCISRLCCLARRWNQLDRSDVAVPLTLHSYSDLESEEPGLGGATSRRGPSLAGARDPGRDVPLTQYQRDFGVWTAPAGPRDGTLGRKPGAGGRRIKPPAPYSRGVYVLPVGDADAAAAATTSYSLRLLLPSNGRENFRWSCLGYTSSASSAFVRGERNICSQSSISAVDIDRNSRLGLE from the exons ATGGCGTGGCCCTGCATCAGCCGCCTCTGCTGCCTGGCGCGGCGCTGGAACCAGCTGGACCGATCCGACGTGGCCGTGCCACTGACCCTGCACAGCTACTCCGACCTCGAGAGCGAGGAGCCGGGACTGGGCGGTGCCACCTCGCGCAGGGGCCCGTCCCTCGCAGGCGCGCGGGACCCCGGCCGGGACGTGCCGCTTACTCAGTACCAGCGGGACTTCGGCGTGTGGACGGCTCCCGCGGGGCCCAGAGATGGAACACTGGGGCGCAAGCCGGGAGCGGGCGGCCGCAGGATCAAGCCCCCCGCGCCCTACAGCCGGGGGGTCTACGTGCTCCCCGTCGGCGACGCAGATGCGGCTGCAGCGGCGACCACATCGTACAG CCTGCGCCTATTGCTCCCCAGCAACGGGAGAGAAAATTTCCGGTGGAGCTGTCTGGGGTACACTTCCTCTGCTAGTTCTGCCTTTGTAAGGGGAGAAAGGAACATCTGCAGCCAGAGCAGCATCTCAGCAGTGGACATTG ACAGGAATTCCAGGCTTGGACTGGAGTGA
- the MAP6D1 gene encoding MAP6 domain-containing protein 1 isoform X3, with protein sequence MAWPCISRLCCLARRWNQLDRSDVAVPLTLHSYSDLESEEPGLGGATSRRGPSLAGARDPGRDVPLTQYQRDFGVWTAPAGPRDGTLGRKPGAGGRRIKPPAPYSRGVYVLPVGDADAAAAATTSYSCNQVWRTVQCAVRSGTSSGHKGHQRCGLQASDFPWFWASRAPSSGPEAR encoded by the exons ATGGCGTGGCCCTGCATCAGCCGCCTCTGCTGCCTGGCGCGGCGCTGGAACCAGCTGGACCGATCCGACGTGGCCGTGCCACTGACCCTGCACAGCTACTCCGACCTCGAGAGCGAGGAGCCGGGACTGGGCGGTGCCACCTCGCGCAGGGGCCCGTCCCTCGCAGGCGCGCGGGACCCCGGCCGGGACGTGCCGCTTACTCAGTACCAGCGGGACTTCGGCGTGTGGACGGCTCCCGCGGGGCCCAGAGATGGAACACTGGGGCGCAAGCCGGGAGCGGGCGGCCGCAGGATCAAGCCCCCCGCGCCCTACAGCCGGGGGGTCTACGTGCTCCCCGTCGGCGACGCAGATGCGGCTGCAGCGGCGACCACATCGTACAG TTGTAACCAGGTATGGAGGACCGTGCAGTGTGCTGTCCGGTCTGGCACCTCCTCTGGACATAAGGGCCACCAAAGATGTGGGCTGCAGGCAAGCGACTTTCCCTGGTTCTGGGCCTCTAGGGCCCCTTCAAGTGGCCCGGAGGCAAGATAG